The Achromobacter deleyi region GAATCCCGATACCAGTCACCGCTTGGCCGATGGCTGCGCCGCCGGCCGGTATCCCGCTACGCCATGAAGACGATGGCCACGATGGCAATGCCCAGCAGCAGGTTCACGCCCACCCAGCGGCGGATGCCGCCCATGGCCTGGCCGCCCCTGGGCCAGTCGGAGGCGGCGACGGCCGTGGCCAGTCGCCCGAAGAGCACAAACCGGATATGGCCGTAGATGGCCATCATCGCGACGCCGCCCGCGGCCATGAGGGTCCAGCTGCGCGGCATGAAGAAGGCGCCGCCGGTCTGCGCCGCCTGGCTGGCTTCCTGGCCGATCATCGCCGCGCCGGTCAGCAGGATCAGCACGATGGCTGCCAGCACGGCGTTCAGGAACGGGCCCAGCACCGCGGTCATGAGCCTGAGGCGCACGGGCGGTTCCAGTTGCGCGGCCGCCGGCCGCAGGAAACAGTGCGCGAACAGCATGCCGCCCACCCAGAGGATCACGGCCATGAGGTGGACGAATTTCAGGGTGGCATAGAACATGGGAGGCGGCCTGTGGAAAGAGGGGCCGCAGGAGGCGGCCGAATCTGTCCGCATGATATCTCCGCGGGACATCTTGCGTGGACTTGACCTGGATCATGGTTTTGCATTTAGAATGAGATTGATTTCTATTTGTAGTTGTGAGTCCAGGGAGCCACCCGTGCCGAATCCCGTGCTCGCCTCAGGCGACGCCGTCCATCTTCTGTACCGCGCCCATCATGGGTGGCTGCACGGCTGGCTGCGCGCCAAGCTGGGCAACAGCTTCGACGCGGCCGACCTTGCCCAGGACACCTTCGTCCGGGTGCTGCGTCATCGCCAGGAACTGGACTCCCTGCGCGAACCGCGCGCCTACCTGACCACGATCGCCAAGCGGCTGCTGCTCAATCATCACCGCCGCCGCTCGGTGGAGCAGGCCTACATGGAGGCCCTGGCGCTGATGCCGGAGGCGCTGGCCCCGTCGGCGGAACAGCGCCTGATCATCCTGGAAACGCTGCAGGAAATCGACGAGATGCTGGCGGGCCTGTCGCTGCCGGCGCGCCAGGCCTTCCTGATGGCGCAGCTTGAAGGCCTGAGCCACGGCGAGATCGCCGAACGGCTCAACGTGTCGCTGCGCACTGTCCATCGCTACATCGCCAAGGGGCTTGAGCAATGCATCATGGCGGTGATCTGAGCGCGCATGCGGAAGGAGCGGGCGAATTGCCCGCCGTGGAGCGCAATGTTGCGCGCGAGGCCGCGCGCTGGCTGATGCGCCTGAGTTCGGACCGGGCCACCGACGCCGACGTGCGCGCCTGTGACCAGTGGCGCGCCAGCAAGGCCGAGCACGAGCATGCCTGGCAGCGCGCGCAACGCGTGAACGCGCGATTCGGCCTGATTCCCTCGACGCTGGGCATGGCGACGCTGAACCGCCCGCAGTTCAAGGGCCGCCGCGCCGCCTTGAAGACCCTGGTGGCGCTGGTGGTGGCCGGACCCGCGGGGTGGGCCGCATGGCGCGCCGACCCCATGGACTGGAGCGCGGACTATCGCAGCGCGGCGGGCGAGCGGCGCGCAGTGACGCTGGCCGACGGCTCGACCCTGCACCTGAATACCGCCAGCGCCGTCGACGTGTTGTTCGACGACACGACGCGCCTGCTGCGGCTGCGGTCCGGCGAGATCGCGGTGCACGCGGTGGCGGATCCGGCCACGCATCCGCGCCCCTTCGTCGTGCGCACGCGCCAGGGCGATATCGAGGCCCAGGCGTCGCGTTTCTGCGTGCGCCAGGAGGGTTCGCTGTGCCAGGTCAGCGTGCAGGAAGGGCGGGTGCGGGTCAGCAGCGGGGCGCAGCCGGGCCGTTTTGTGAGCCTGTCGGCCGGCGAGCAGAGCAGCATGACGCCGGAAGGCGTCTCCCCGCCGGCGCCCGCCGACCCGCATGCCGGGGACTGGATGCGCGGCGTGCTGTACGCCAGCGAACTGAGGCTGGATGCCTTCGCCGCTGAACTGGCCCGCTACCGGCAGGGCATCCTGCGCTGCGATCCTGGGATCGCGCACCTGCGCATCTCGGGCGCGTTTCAGCTGCACGACACCGATGCGGTGCTGGCCGCGCTGCCGGCGACCTTGCCCGTGCGGGTGCGCTACCGCACGCCGTACTGGGTGACGATCGGGCCGCGCGACCCGGTCGGCGCCTGACTGTTACAAAAAACCGGAGGCAACGCTGTCCGATCCGGATTTCACGAGGGTCATGGTCTGTATAGGCAAACGAATGCCGATACCTGTTGGATCGAAAGGACGACCATGGCTTATTTCCCTGCCGGCCGCGCAAGCGGCTCCCGACCAGCCCGAGGCGAGCAATGCCGGCTGACCCGACTTGCCGCCGCGATGCATGCCGCGCTGGCCATGGCCGCCGCGTCCGCGGCGATCCTGCCTCTGGCGGGCGCGCAGGCGCAAACCGTGGCGCAGGCCGAGGCGCGCGGGTACCGCATCCCGGCGGGTGCGCTGGCCGATGCGCTGCCGCGCTTCGCGGACAGCGCGGGCGTGACGGTCCTGTTCGATGCCGCGCTGGTGGGCCAACGCCGCACGCAGGGACTGGATGGGGTGTACTCCGTGCATGAAGGCTTCTCGCGCCTGCTGGCGGGCAGCGGCCTGGGCGTATCGGAACGCAGCGCAGGCGTGTTCGTCCTGCAGGCGCTGCCGCAAGCCGGCGTGACGCAGCTTGCACCGGTCCTGGTGGACGGGGAGGGCGCCGTGGTGACGCCGGCCTGGGAAACCAGCACCGACCGCAAGCGCATGGATGAACTGCAGATCAGGAACTGGAGCGACCTGGGCAAGCGCGCCGAGCCGGGCGTGAGCTTCAATCGCCAGAACAACAGCATCAACATCCGCGGCCTGGACCAGGACCGCGTGCTGACCCGGGTCGACGGCATCCGCCTGCCCTGGCTGGACGACGGCGCGCGCGGCGTGAAGGGCGGCCTGGAAGCGGTGGACTTCAACAGCCTGTCGCGGCTGGACATCGTGCGCGGCGCGGATGCCAGCAGCGGCGGCTCCGGCGCGATTTCCGGCATTGCCGACCTGCACACCCTGGATCCGTCGGACCTGCTGAGCGACGGCAAGACCTTCGGCGCGCTGGCCAAGACCGACTACGATTCCGCCGACAACAGCTGGGGCGCCAACGCCGCGCTGGCAGGCCAGATCCACAGCAACACATTCTGGCTGGTGCAGGCAGGCGTGCGCAACGGCCACGAGCTTGACAACCGCGGCGACGTGGGCGGCTACGGCCCCAAGCGCAGCGAGCCCAGCCCCGAGGACTACGATCAGCGCAGCTTCCTGCTCAAGCTGCAGCAACGCGTCGAAGGCGGCCACCGCTTCGGCCTGACGGGCGAATACTTCAAGCGCAACGCCGACATCGACAGCATGTTCGAACAGGGCCCGGGCACCAGCTATCTGGTGGGTGAAAACGGCACCCGGAAGGAAACCGAGCGCGAGCGCGTGTCGCTGGATTATTCCTACAAGGCGCCGGGCGAAGGCGGCCTGATCGACACCGCCACGGCGGTGGTGTACTGGCAGCGCCTGCGGCTGGACAACTCGCAAAATGGCATACGCAGCGTCGATGCCCGAGCCTACGCCATCCCCGGCGATCCTTACCGCTACGGTTTCCCCAGCGGCCCCTACGGCCGCAGCAACTCCATCCAGCAGACGCTGTTCGGCGCGAACACCGAGTTCACCAAGCGCCTGACGGGCGCCACGGTGTCGCAGCTGTGGACGGTGGGCGGCGAGTGGTACGGCAACAAGACAGAACAGAACTCCAGCGGCTACGACAACTGCCCCACGATACCGCCGGGCCTGCGGGCGCCGATGGGCCCGCGCTCTTGCGACATGCTGCACACCAACCAGGCCGACGTGCCGCAGTCCAAGGGCGACCAGTGGGCCTTGTGGGTGCAGGACGAATTCAGCTTCGCCGATGGCCGCTACACCGTCATGCCGGCCCTGCGCTATGACCACTACGAGCAAAGGCCGCAGTCCAGCGCCAGCTACGAGAGCAATCCCAACGCGGGCGCCCTGCCGCCGCCCAACAGCGGCAGCCGCTTCTCGCCGAAGCTGCTGGCCACCTGGAAGGCGGCCGACGAGCTTAGCCTCTACGCGCAGTACGCCTATGGGTTCAAGGCACCCAGCGCCACGCAGCTCTACACCAACTACGGCGGCCCGGGCACCTACCTGCGCGTGGGCAACCCCTATCTGAAGCCCGAAACCAGCAAGGGTTGGGAACTGGGCGCCAAGATAGGCTCCGACGACCTCGGCGGTGCAGTATCGTTGTTTGATAATCGTTATCAGAACTTTATCGATGGCGATGTGCCGTTGAACGCCAGTTCGCCGCAGTGGCAGCCGGGCTGGGCGGGGCAGTATCCGCTGGGCGTGACGGGCAACGTCAACCGCGCCCGCGTCCGCATCTATGGCGCCGAGGCTAGCGCGCACTGGAAGTTCTCGCCCGGCTGGCGCACCTGGGGCTCGCTCGCGTGGGCCGTGGGCAAGGACGAGGGCACGGGCCAGTACCTGAATTCCGTGGCGCCGCTGAAGGCCGTGCTGGGCCTGGGCTACGGCCGCGACGTGTGGGGCGTGGACGCGCTGCTGACGACCGCGCTGCAACGCAACAAGGTCGAGTACCCGGAGCCGGCGGCCGGCGCGCCCAATCCCGACTTCAAGGCGCCGGGCTATGGCGTGGTGGACCTGATGGGATATTGGCGTCCCGCCGCCGTGAAGGGGTTGCAAGTGCAGGCTGGCGTGTTCAACCTGTTCGACAAGAAGTACTGGGAGGCCATCAACGTGCCGACCGCGGGCGCCATCACGATTCCGCGTCCGGTGGATTGGTACACGGAACCGGGGCGCAGCGTGCGCGTCTCATTGACCTACCAGTATTGAGTTCGGTCCGCCGCCGCCCGGCGCAGTCCGGGCTCGGCGGCGGTTTTTAGCAATGATTGGCACCGGCCGGAGGGCCTACGATGACGAATACCGATTTCACGACCCGCGCTGAGGAACTGCGCGCCCGCAACGAAACCCTGGCCGCCGCGCAGCCCGGGCTGCGCGCCCGCAATCTTGCCCAGGCGCTGGGCGTATCCGAGGCCGAATGGGTGGCGGCGGGCTGTGGCGGCCTGAAGGCGACCGCACTGCATGGCGTGCCGCAAGAGATCTTCCGCGAACTGGGCACGCTGGGCGAGGTGATGGCGCTGACCCGCAACGACTGGTGTGTGCATGAACGCCACGGCGTGTATCAGGACATCCAGGCAGAAGGTCCGGTGGGCCTGGTGCTGGGACCGGATATCGACCTGCGCGTGTTCTTCACCGCCTGGAAGTCCGCCTGGGCGGTCGAGCAGGACGGCCGGCACAGCCTGCAGTTCTTTGACGGCGCGGGCGTGGCGGTGCACAAGGTCTACCGCACGGACGCCACCGATGCGGCCGCCTACGAAGCGCTGGTCGCCAAATTCGCCGGCGAATCGCAATGGCCCGTGGCCGAGCCCTATACGCCCGCCGCCGACGCCGAGCAGGTCGAGGACCCGCAGTCCTGGCGCGAGGCCTGGCTGGGCATGAAGGACACGCACGAATTCTTCCCCTTGCTGCGCAAGTTCAAGGTGACGCGCCTGGCGGCGTTGGCGGCGGCGGGCGAAGACCTGGCGCAGCCGGTGCCGGCCGACGCCGTCGAGCGCATGCTGCAGTCGGCCGCGGAATCCGGTCTTTCCATCATGTGCTTCGTGGGCAACCGCGGCATGATCCAGATCCACTCCGGCCCGGTGCAGACGCTGCGCCGCACCGGCCCCTGGTTCAACGTGCTGGATCCGAAGTTCAACCTGCACCTGGACACCACCGCGATCGCTTCGGCCTGGGTCGTGAACAAGCCCACCTCCGACGGCTGGGTAACCTCGCTGGAGGTGTACGCATCGACGGGCGACCTGATCGTGCAGTTTTTCGGCGAACGCAAACCGGGCAAGCCGGAACTCACGGGCTGGCGCGAACTGATGGTCGGCCTGTGCAGCGCGCCGCTGGCCGCTTGAGCGCATAAGGAATCAGCGATGAAGAAATGGTTGGCAGTAGCGGCGGGCTGGATGCTGGCGGCCAGCGCGCACGCGGCGCCGCCCGCCCGCGTGGTGACGCTGGGCGGCAGCGTGACAGAGATCGTGTATCAGCTGGGGCAGGGTGACAAACTGGTGGGAGACGATCTCTCCAGCCTGTACCCGGAGGCCGCGACCAGGCTGCCGCGCGTCGGCTATTACCGCGCGGTGCCGGTGGAAGGCGTGCTCGCGCTCAAGCCGGACCTGGTGCTGGCCTCGGAACAGGCGGGGCCGCCCGATGCGCTCAAGCGGCTGGGCGACGTCGGCGTGCGCGTCGTTACGGTGCCGGATTCGCCGTCGGTCGAATCGCTGAAGGCGCGCATCCGCAATATCGCCGAGGCGCTGGACGTGGCGCCCGCCGGCGAGAGCATGGTGGAGCGCATTACGCGCGAGCTCGCGGCGGTGGAGGCGGTTCCGGTCACCCGCGCGCGGGCGGTCCTGCTGCTTAACCGCACCGGCGCGCTGCAGGGCGCCGGGGGCGGCACCGCGGCCAACGAGGTCATGGCGATGGCGGGCCTGGTCAATGTGCTGAAGGACCAGCAGGGCTACAAGCCGCTGTCGGCCGAGGCGATCAGCGCGCTCGCGCCGGACGTGATCGTCATCACGAGCACGTCGATGGAGACCTCGGGCGGCGCGGAAAAGCTGCTGCGCCTGCCCGGCATCGCCTCCACGCCGGCCGCCGCCCACAAGCGCGTGATCGTCATGGACGATCTGCTGCTGCTGGGCATGGGGCCGCGCCTGCCGCTGGCCCTGACCGAGCTCAAGCGGGAGGCTGCCGGTGTCATGGGGCGCTAGCGCGGGGCGCATTTCGGCGCCATTGGCGCTGGCGCTGCTGGGCGCGGCGCTGGTCGTGGTGGCGCTGGCCGCCAGCAGCAGCGGCGCGGTGCAGATTCCCTTGCGCGACATGCCCGGGCTGCTGTGGGGCGGGCCCGGTTCCGGCGATGCGCTGTGGCGCAATGTGCTGATCGACATCCGCCTGCCCCGGGTGCTGTTCGCCCTGGTCGCCGGCGCCGCGCTGGCCATTTCCGGCGCGGCCATGCAGGCGCTGTTTCGCAATCCGCTGGCCGAGCCGGGCCTGATCGGCATTTCGGCAGGCGGCGCCCTGGGGGCGGTCGCCGCGATCGTGCTGACCTCCGGCGGCTTCTGGATACTGGCGCCCGCCGCCTTCGTGGGCAGCCTGCTCGCCACTTTCTGCGCCTACACGCTGGGCCGGCGCGTGCCGGGGGTGGCGGGGCTGCTGCTCGCGGGCATTGCCATCAACGCGGTGGCGGGGGCGATGATCGGCCTGTTCACCTTCGTGGCCAATGACGCCCAGCTGCGCGACCTGACGTTCTGGACCATGGGCAGCCTGGCCGGCGCCAACTGGGCGCTGCTGGCGTTCCTGGGGCCGTGGGTGCTGCTGATGTCGTGGTGGCTGATGCGCCAGTGGCGGGTCATGAATGCCCTGCTGCTGGGCGAGCGCGAGGCCCAGCACCTGGGCTATGCGCTCAAGCGCGTGCGCGCCCAGCTGGTGCTGGCGTGCGCGCTGATCGTGGGTCCGCTGGTGGCCGCCACCGGAGGCATCGGCTTCGTGGGCCTGGTGGTGCCGCATCTGGTGCGCATGACGCTGGGCGCCAATCATCGCTGGCTGCTGCCGGCCTGCGTGCTGGGCGGCGCCCTGGCGCTGACCCTGGCGGACTGGCTGGCGCGCGTGGCCGTGGTGCCGGCCGAATTGCCGATCGGGCTGGTGACCAGCCTGGTGGGCGGACCTTTCTTTTTATGGCTGCTGGCGCGCGGCCGGAGGCACGGATGATGCTGGCGGCCGAAGACCTCACATTGACGCGGGGCGGCAACCGCATCCTGGATCAGGTGTCGCTGGCGGTTCGCCCCGGCGAAGTGGTGGGCCTGCTGGGCGCCAACGGCGCGGGCAAGTCCACCCTGCTGGGCGCGATGTCGGCCGAATTGGCGCCGGATTCGGGCAGGCTGCGCCTGGGCGATGCCGACCTGCGGGGGCTGGCACACCGGCAGCAGGCCCGCCTGCGCGCCGTGCTGCCGCAAAAACCGGGGCTGAGCTTCGATCTGGATGTGCGCGAAGTGGTGGCGATGGGCGCCTATCCGTTTCCCGAACTGTCCCCGGTCCAGGTGGACGCGTTGGTGGATCAGGCGCTGGGCTGGGCCGACGTGGCCCATCTGGGCGCGCGCCGCTATCCCGAGCTGTCGGGCGGCGAGCAGCAGCGGGTGCAGTTCGCGCGGGTGCTGGTGCAGTGCAAGGCGGCGCGCGGCGACGGCGAGCCGCGCTACCTGCTGCTGGACGAACCCACCGCCAGCCTGGATCCCAAGCATCAGGGCGACCTGCTGCGCGTGGCCGCGGGGCTGGCGCACGCGGGCGATACAGGGGTACTGGTGATCCTGCACGACATGAACCTGGCGGCGCGCTGGTGCGACCGCCTGCTGCTGCTTTGCGGGGGCCGCGGCATCGCGGCCGGCACGCCGGCGCAGGTGCTGACGCCGGCGAATCTGTATCTGGCCTATGGAATCGAAGCGCATGTCATCCCGCATCCGCTGCAGCCGGAGCGCCTGCTGGTGGTGACGACGTGACGCGGGACGCGGGGCCGGTAAAATGGCGAGTGCAAGCATTTCAATCACTCACCCACAGGATCCCGTGTCATGCCTACTTTTGACGTCGTCTCCGAAGTCGACAAACACGAACTTACCAACGCCATCGATCAGGCGAACCGCGAACTGTCCACCCGCTTCGACTTCAAGGGCACCGACGCCAAGTTCGAACTCGAAGGCTTTGTCGTGACCCAGGTCGCCTCCAGCGCGTTCCAGCTCAAGCAGATGCTGGACATCCTGCGCGGCCGCCTGTCGGCCCGCGGCATCGACGTGCGCTGCCTGGATGTGGCCGATCCCCTGGAAAACCTGGGCGGCGCCCGCCAGAAGGTCACGATCAAGCAAGGCATCGAGCAACCGGTGGCCAAGAAGCTCATCGCCGCCATCAAGAACGCCAAGCTCAAGGTGGAATCCCAGATCAACGGCGACAAGCTGCGCATCACCGGCAAGAAGCGCGACGACCTCCAGACCGCCATTGCACTGCTGAAGAAGACCGACGTCGACCTGCCGTTGCAGTTCGAGAACTTCCGCGATTAGCAGGTCTGGTTTGATAGGT contains the following coding sequences:
- a CDS encoding CopD family protein; the protein is MFYATLKFVHLMAVILWVGGMLFAHCFLRPAAAQLEPPVRLRLMTAVLGPFLNAVLAAIVLILLTGAAMIGQEASQAAQTGGAFFMPRSWTLMAAGGVAMMAIYGHIRFVLFGRLATAVAASDWPRGGQAMGGIRRWVGVNLLLGIAIVAIVFMA
- a CDS encoding sigma-70 family RNA polymerase sigma factor; this translates as MPNPVLASGDAVHLLYRAHHGWLHGWLRAKLGNSFDAADLAQDTFVRVLRHRQELDSLREPRAYLTTIAKRLLLNHHRRRSVEQAYMEALALMPEALAPSAEQRLIILETLQEIDEMLAGLSLPARQAFLMAQLEGLSHGEIAERLNVSLRTVHRYIAKGLEQCIMAVI
- a CDS encoding FecR domain-containing protein, which produces MHHGGDLSAHAEGAGELPAVERNVAREAARWLMRLSSDRATDADVRACDQWRASKAEHEHAWQRAQRVNARFGLIPSTLGMATLNRPQFKGRRAALKTLVALVVAGPAGWAAWRADPMDWSADYRSAAGERRAVTLADGSTLHLNTASAVDVLFDDTTRLLRLRSGEIAVHAVADPATHPRPFVVRTRQGDIEAQASRFCVRQEGSLCQVSVQEGRVRVSSGAQPGRFVSLSAGEQSSMTPEGVSPPAPADPHAGDWMRGVLYASELRLDAFAAELARYRQGILRCDPGIAHLRISGAFQLHDTDAVLAALPATLPVRVRYRTPYWVTIGPRDPVGA
- a CDS encoding TonB-dependent receptor; this translates as MAYFPAGRASGSRPARGEQCRLTRLAAAMHAALAMAAASAAILPLAGAQAQTVAQAEARGYRIPAGALADALPRFADSAGVTVLFDAALVGQRRTQGLDGVYSVHEGFSRLLAGSGLGVSERSAGVFVLQALPQAGVTQLAPVLVDGEGAVVTPAWETSTDRKRMDELQIRNWSDLGKRAEPGVSFNRQNNSINIRGLDQDRVLTRVDGIRLPWLDDGARGVKGGLEAVDFNSLSRLDIVRGADASSGGSGAISGIADLHTLDPSDLLSDGKTFGALAKTDYDSADNSWGANAALAGQIHSNTFWLVQAGVRNGHELDNRGDVGGYGPKRSEPSPEDYDQRSFLLKLQQRVEGGHRFGLTGEYFKRNADIDSMFEQGPGTSYLVGENGTRKETERERVSLDYSYKAPGEGGLIDTATAVVYWQRLRLDNSQNGIRSVDARAYAIPGDPYRYGFPSGPYGRSNSIQQTLFGANTEFTKRLTGATVSQLWTVGGEWYGNKTEQNSSGYDNCPTIPPGLRAPMGPRSCDMLHTNQADVPQSKGDQWALWVQDEFSFADGRYTVMPALRYDHYEQRPQSSASYESNPNAGALPPPNSGSRFSPKLLATWKAADELSLYAQYAYGFKAPSATQLYTNYGGPGTYLRVGNPYLKPETSKGWELGAKIGSDDLGGAVSLFDNRYQNFIDGDVPLNASSPQWQPGWAGQYPLGVTGNVNRARVRIYGAEASAHWKFSPGWRTWGSLAWAVGKDEGTGQYLNSVAPLKAVLGLGYGRDVWGVDALLTTALQRNKVEYPEPAAGAPNPDFKAPGYGVVDLMGYWRPAAVKGLQVQAGVFNLFDKKYWEAINVPTAGAITIPRPVDWYTEPGRSVRVSLTYQY
- a CDS encoding hemin-degrading factor, with the translated sequence MTNTDFTTRAEELRARNETLAAAQPGLRARNLAQALGVSEAEWVAAGCGGLKATALHGVPQEIFRELGTLGEVMALTRNDWCVHERHGVYQDIQAEGPVGLVLGPDIDLRVFFTAWKSAWAVEQDGRHSLQFFDGAGVAVHKVYRTDATDAAAYEALVAKFAGESQWPVAEPYTPAADAEQVEDPQSWREAWLGMKDTHEFFPLLRKFKVTRLAALAAAGEDLAQPVPADAVERMLQSAAESGLSIMCFVGNRGMIQIHSGPVQTLRRTGPWFNVLDPKFNLHLDTTAIASAWVVNKPTSDGWVTSLEVYASTGDLIVQFFGERKPGKPELTGWRELMVGLCSAPLAA
- a CDS encoding heme/hemin ABC transporter substrate-binding protein, which translates into the protein MKKWLAVAAGWMLAASAHAAPPARVVTLGGSVTEIVYQLGQGDKLVGDDLSSLYPEAATRLPRVGYYRAVPVEGVLALKPDLVLASEQAGPPDALKRLGDVGVRVVTVPDSPSVESLKARIRNIAEALDVAPAGESMVERITRELAAVEAVPVTRARAVLLLNRTGALQGAGGGTAANEVMAMAGLVNVLKDQQGYKPLSAEAISALAPDVIVITSTSMETSGGAEKLLRLPGIASTPAAAHKRVIVMDDLLLLGMGPRLPLALTELKREAAGVMGR
- a CDS encoding FecCD family ABC transporter permease, coding for MALALLGAALVVVALAASSSGAVQIPLRDMPGLLWGGPGSGDALWRNVLIDIRLPRVLFALVAGAALAISGAAMQALFRNPLAEPGLIGISAGGALGAVAAIVLTSGGFWILAPAAFVGSLLATFCAYTLGRRVPGVAGLLLAGIAINAVAGAMIGLFTFVANDAQLRDLTFWTMGSLAGANWALLAFLGPWVLLMSWWLMRQWRVMNALLLGEREAQHLGYALKRVRAQLVLACALIVGPLVAATGGIGFVGLVVPHLVRMTLGANHRWLLPACVLGGALALTLADWLARVAVVPAELPIGLVTSLVGGPFFLWLLARGRRHG
- a CDS encoding heme ABC transporter ATP-binding protein; translated protein: MMLAAEDLTLTRGGNRILDQVSLAVRPGEVVGLLGANGAGKSTLLGAMSAELAPDSGRLRLGDADLRGLAHRQQARLRAVLPQKPGLSFDLDVREVVAMGAYPFPELSPVQVDALVDQALGWADVAHLGARRYPELSGGEQQRVQFARVLVQCKAARGDGEPRYLLLDEPTASLDPKHQGDLLRVAAGLAHAGDTGVLVILHDMNLAARWCDRLLLLCGGRGIAAGTPAQVLTPANLYLAYGIEAHVIPHPLQPERLLVVTT
- a CDS encoding YajQ family cyclic di-GMP-binding protein, with the translated sequence MPTFDVVSEVDKHELTNAIDQANRELSTRFDFKGTDAKFELEGFVVTQVASSAFQLKQMLDILRGRLSARGIDVRCLDVADPLENLGGARQKVTIKQGIEQPVAKKLIAAIKNAKLKVESQINGDKLRITGKKRDDLQTAIALLKKTDVDLPLQFENFRD